A single region of the Streptomyces caelestis genome encodes:
- a CDS encoding ABC transporter ATP-binding protein, with translation MTSIEVQDLTKEYGGKRAVDGLTFRVLPGRVTGFLGPNGAGKSTTMRLVLGLDRPTAGTATLGGRAYPTLREPLRQVGALLDAQAAHGSRTARDHLRVLATSNRIPDRRVDEVLEDTGLASVARRRVRTYSLGMRQRLGIAAALLGDPEVVMLDEPSNGLDPEGIVWIRQLLRRLAGEGRTVLVSSHLMKETASFADHLVVLGRGRLLADTPMRDFIDARVQPSVRIRTSDPAALRSALARHGHDAVEHPDSHWTVHHARVDDIGRIASAAGVPVLELAAEEGTLEQAYFDLTSAEAEFTTQPQEA, from the coding sequence ATGACCAGCATCGAAGTCCAGGACCTCACCAAGGAGTACGGCGGCAAACGGGCCGTGGACGGCCTCACCTTCCGCGTCCTGCCCGGCCGCGTCACCGGCTTCCTCGGCCCCAACGGCGCCGGGAAGTCCACCACCATGCGGCTGGTGCTCGGCCTCGACCGGCCGACCGCCGGTACCGCCACCCTCGGCGGCCGCGCCTACCCGACGCTGCGCGAACCCCTGCGCCAGGTGGGCGCCCTGCTCGACGCGCAGGCCGCGCACGGCTCCCGCACCGCTCGCGACCACCTCCGTGTCCTGGCGACCAGCAACCGCATCCCGGACCGGCGGGTCGACGAGGTGCTGGAGGACACCGGCCTGGCGTCGGTGGCCCGGCGCCGTGTGCGGACGTACTCCCTCGGCATGCGCCAGCGCCTGGGCATCGCCGCCGCCCTGCTGGGCGATCCCGAGGTGGTCATGCTGGACGAGCCGTCCAACGGCCTCGACCCCGAAGGCATCGTGTGGATCCGGCAGTTGCTGCGCCGGCTCGCGGGGGAGGGCCGCACGGTGCTGGTCTCCAGCCATCTGATGAAGGAGACCGCCTCCTTCGCGGACCACCTCGTCGTCCTCGGCCGGGGCCGGCTACTGGCCGACACCCCGATGCGGGACTTCATCGACGCACGCGTGCAGCCCAGCGTACGCATCCGCACATCCGACCCCGCCGCCCTCCGCAGCGCTCTCGCCCGGCACGGCCACGACGCCGTGGAACACCCGGACAGTCACTGGACCGTGCACCACGCACGCGTGGACGACATCGGCCGCATCGCCTCCGCCGCGGGTGTGCCGGTCCTCGAACTCGCGGCCGAGGAGGGCACGTTGGAACAGGCCTATTTCGACCTCACGTCGGCCGAAGCCGAGTTCACCACCCAGCCGCAGGAGGCCTGA
- a CDS encoding sensor histidine kinase — MVRMLRPFTRAVTYTRWLHLLVAIVWPSLWLFVKEAWWTQATAAVLLGLAGLVPATRLVEGFQARLLLTGRRHDSENAEIVATPSATWADRGRTVVWLEARLALGWIVAHLSVQLPFLAVDLLTTGLGQGPTADGYVSVEEHHWWHALLAPLPLLLLPVVVVWSGHLITALAVKLLGPSPAERLAAMEERTEQLLERTRIARELHDSIGHALTVAVVQAGAARAAGDPAFTDRALGAIEETGRAALEDLERVLGVLRESGKPVSSRPTLADADRLLESARASGAKVDAEVTGPVDTVPGPVSREGYRILQEALTNVLRHAGTVPVRVRVHVAADTLVLAIRNPLTEPIPGPGRGSGLRGIRERAALLGGLAQTGPDEGDWQVHVELPLS; from the coding sequence ATGGTCCGCATGCTGCGCCCTTTCACTCGGGCGGTGACGTACACGCGGTGGCTGCACCTGCTGGTGGCCATCGTGTGGCCGTCCCTGTGGTTGTTCGTCAAAGAGGCGTGGTGGACCCAGGCCACGGCCGCCGTGCTGCTCGGACTCGCGGGCCTCGTGCCCGCCACACGACTGGTGGAGGGGTTCCAGGCCCGTCTGTTGCTGACCGGCCGGCGGCATGACAGCGAGAATGCGGAGATCGTGGCCACCCCGTCGGCCACGTGGGCCGACCGCGGTCGGACGGTGGTGTGGCTGGAGGCGCGGCTGGCCCTCGGCTGGATCGTGGCCCACCTCTCCGTCCAGTTGCCTTTCCTCGCGGTCGACTTGCTGACCACGGGGTTGGGTCAGGGGCCGACCGCCGACGGCTACGTAAGCGTCGAGGAGCACCACTGGTGGCACGCCCTGCTCGCGCCCCTGCCACTGCTGCTGTTGCCCGTGGTCGTGGTCTGGTCCGGTCACCTCATCACCGCGCTGGCCGTGAAGCTCCTCGGCCCGTCTCCCGCGGAGCGGCTCGCGGCCATGGAGGAGCGCACCGAACAGCTCCTTGAACGCACGCGCATCGCCCGCGAGTTGCACGACTCCATCGGCCACGCGCTCACGGTCGCCGTCGTGCAGGCGGGGGCCGCGCGAGCGGCGGGCGATCCCGCCTTCACCGACCGCGCCCTGGGCGCCATCGAGGAGACCGGCCGGGCCGCCCTGGAGGATCTGGAGCGGGTGCTCGGTGTCCTGCGCGAGTCGGGGAAACCTGTCAGCAGCAGACCGACCCTCGCGGACGCCGACCGGCTGCTGGAGTCCGCGCGCGCTTCCGGGGCGAAGGTCGACGCCGAGGTGACCGGCCCCGTGGACACGGTGCCCGGGCCGGTGTCCCGGGAGGGCTACCGGATCCTGCAGGAGGCGCTGACCAACGTGCTGCGGCACGCCGGAACCGTACCCGTACGGGTCCGTGTGCACGTCGCTGCGGACACCCTCGTCCTCGCGATACGCAACCCGCTGACGGAGCCGATCCCCGGCCCCGGGCGCGGCAGCGGCCTGCGCGGCATACGCGAGCGCGCCGCCCTGCTGGGCGGGCTGGCCCAAACCGGCCCCGACGAAGGTGACTGGCAGGTTCATGTCGAGCTGCCATTGAGTTGA
- a CDS encoding response regulator transcription factor → MPVTVLLVDDEPLVRAGLRAVLEAQPDIEVVGEAADGAAVIPLVRQLRPDVVAMDVRMPLLDGIEATRVLLRTVDEPPRILVVTTFENDEYVYEALRAGADGFLLKRARPAEIVHAVRLIAEGESLLFPASVRQLAAEYGEGGGNRAARAAMERAQLTEREGEVLRLMARGLSNAEIAARLVVGTETVKSHVSAVLAKLGARDRTQAVIAAYESGFVAPG, encoded by the coding sequence ATGCCGGTCACCGTTCTCCTCGTCGACGACGAACCCCTCGTGCGCGCGGGTCTGCGGGCCGTGCTGGAGGCACAGCCCGACATCGAGGTGGTCGGGGAGGCCGCGGACGGGGCGGCGGTGATCCCGCTCGTGCGGCAGCTGCGGCCCGACGTGGTCGCCATGGACGTGCGGATGCCGCTGCTGGACGGGATCGAGGCCACCCGGGTGCTGCTGCGGACGGTCGACGAGCCGCCGAGGATCCTCGTGGTGACGACGTTCGAGAACGACGAGTACGTGTACGAGGCGCTGCGGGCGGGTGCCGACGGGTTCCTGCTGAAGCGGGCCCGGCCGGCCGAGATCGTGCACGCGGTGCGGCTGATCGCCGAGGGCGAGTCGCTGCTGTTCCCGGCCTCGGTACGGCAACTGGCCGCCGAGTACGGCGAGGGCGGCGGGAACCGGGCCGCGCGGGCGGCGATGGAGCGGGCCCAGCTGACCGAGCGGGAGGGCGAGGTGCTGCGGCTGATGGCGCGGGGCCTGTCGAACGCGGAGATCGCCGCCCGGCTGGTCGTGGGCACCGAGACGGTGAAGTCGCATGTGAGCGCCGTACTGGCGAAGCTGGGAGCGAGGGACCGCACGCAGGCGGTGATCGCGGCGTACGAGTCGGGGTTCGTCGCGCCGGGGTGA